From a region of the Corallococcus coralloides DSM 2259 genome:
- a CDS encoding rhodanese-like domain-containing protein translates to MEPTIICDELFMRLGDEDVLVLDCRDAMDWERFEIHIPGALRMTASEIARDLGMLPDDELIVLCGTTQDCADIRRICRVLRLRGRNAVCLAGGLHAWVTGGYPTERHARAPSHAHR, encoded by the coding sequence GTGGAGCCCACCATCATCTGTGATGAGCTGTTCATGCGTCTGGGGGATGAGGATGTGCTCGTCCTGGATTGCCGCGACGCGATGGACTGGGAGCGGTTCGAGATCCACATCCCCGGCGCGCTGCGCATGACAGCCTCGGAGATCGCGAGGGATCTGGGGATGCTTCCAGACGACGAGCTCATCGTCCTGTGCGGCACCACCCAGGACTGCGCGGACATCCGGCGCATCTGCCGCGTGTTGCGCCTGAGGGGGCGCAACGCCGTGTGCCTCGCCGGGGGGCTCCACGCCTGGGTGACGGGGGGCTACCCCACGGAGCGCCACGCACGCGCCCCCTCCCACGCCCACCGTTGA